From Zingiber officinale cultivar Zhangliang chromosome 5B, Zo_v1.1, whole genome shotgun sequence, the proteins below share one genomic window:
- the LOC121985468 gene encoding probable solanesyl-diphosphate synthase 3, chloroplastic, whose product MMLSLTFPSVDLSQVGCLRRLRARPLWRSRSARSLGARCIVSTTQDDVRSGGVKPAVASSGSIQVSSLLEVVSGDIKRLNENLKALIGAENPVLVSAAEQIFGAGGKRLRPALVFLVSRATAQISGLKELTIQHQRLAEIIEMIHTASLIHDDVIDDSGIRRGKETVHQIYGTRVAVLAGDFMFAQSSWYLANLENIEVIKLISQVIKDFASGEIKQASSLFNCDATLEDYLLKSYYKTASLVAASSKSASIFSHVDTSIGERMYEFGKNLGLSFQVVDDILDFTQSTEQLGKPACSDLSKGILTAPVIFALEKEPTLREIIDSEFSEDGSFDTAIELIHQSGGLSRAHELAKQKAEIAIKNLECLPESEFRNSLEGIVKYNLERID is encoded by the exons ATGATGCTGTCATTGACCTTCCCGAGCGTGGATCTTAGTCAGGTCGGCTGCTTGAGACGGCTGCGCGCTCGACCACTGTGGAGGTCGAGATCGGCACGCAGCCTGGGTGCTCGATGCATAGTCTCAACGACCCAAGATG ATGTTCGGAGTGGCGGCGTGAAGCCTGCGGTGGCTAGCAGTGGCTCTATCCAAGTTTCTTCTTTGCTAGAAGTGGTTTCTGGTGACATAAAGAGGCTAAATGAGAACCTAAAAGCA CTCATTGGTGCAGAAAATCCAGTTCTAGTATCTGCAGCGGAACAAATATTTGGTGCTGGGGGAAAGAGGCTTCGACCGGCTCTGGTCTTCCTAGTTTCAAGGGCGACTGCTCAAATATCTGGCTTGAA GGAACTTACTATCCAACATCAACGTTTGGCAGAGATAATAGAGATGATTCATACTGCAAGTCTAATACACGACGATGTCATAGACGACAGCGGGATTCGAAGAG GGAAAGAAACGGTTCATCAAATTTATGGGACCCGAGTGGCTGTCCTGGCAGGAGATTTCATGTTTGCGCAATCTTCGTGGTACCTTGCAAATCTCGAAAACATTGAAGTAATAAAGCTCATTAGTCAG GTTATCAAGGACTTTGCGAGCGGTGAAATAAAACAAGCATCGAGCCTCTTCAACTGCGATGCAACTCTTGAAGACTATCTACTCAAGAGCTACTACAAGACCGCCTCTCTAGTTGCAGCAAGCTCCAAGTCTGCTTCGATATTCAGCCATGTTGACACAAGTATAGGTGAACGAATGTATGAATTCGGGAAGAACCTCGGTCTCTCATTTCAGGTAGTCGATGACATTTTGGATTTCACCCAATCAACGGAACAGTTAGGAAAACCGGCTTGCAGTGACTTATCAAAGGGGATTTTAACCGCCCCGGTTATTTTTGCCCTAGAAAAGGAGCCTACTCTAAGAGAAATCATTGACTCTGAGTTCAGTGAAGATGGTTCATTCGACACCGCAATCGAGTTGATTCATCAAAGCGGTGGGCTCAGTAGGGCGCATGAGCTAGCAAAACAGAAAGCTGAAATCGCAATAAAAAACCTGGAGTGCCTTCCCGAGAGCGAGTTCAGAAACTCCCTCGAGGGGATTGTAAAATATAACCTCGAACGGATTGACTGA
- the LOC121985467 gene encoding eukaryotic translation initiation factor 3 subunit D-like, protein MGFDVGVVPFNPDGWGPPDTASAPLLLSRNDGGSTQPANIPFAPFSRSEKLGRVADWTRNPNFGANAARSGAGGGRDAVFDFALDEFSGQSAGAGDDSTFRLVDGKPPPRPKFGPRWRFQQRPQLPQRRDEEVEARKREAEKERARRDRFYNLHHRSHFAGGGFGGGANRRDSPLLKSSVDIQPEWTMLDQIPFSTFSKLSFSVPDPPEDLLVCGGLEFYDRSFDRINPKNERRLERFKSRNFFKVTTTDDPVIRRLAADDKATVFATDVILSALMCAPRSVYSWDIVIQRVGNKLFFDKRDGSQLDLLSVNETSQELLPDAKEDINSAHSLSFEATYINQNFSQQVLVRDGNKVTFDEPNPFASEGEEVASVAYRYRRWKLDEDTQLIARCEVHSVTDVKGQRAFMTLNALNEFDPKYTGIDWRQKLETQRGAVLATELKNNANKLAKWTAQALLSGADLMKLGYVSRVHSRDHFNHVILSVIGYKPRDFATQINLNTSNMWGIVKSIVDLCMKLNEGKYVLVKDPVKPQVRIYEVPVDAFENEYVEEPLPEEEQVQPQVEEDATASAMDAAAEAEANVAVGAAEEDNNTGAFAA, encoded by the coding sequence ATGGGCTTCGACGTCGGCGTCGTCCCCTTCAACCCCGACGGCTGGGGCCCTCCTGATACAGCCTCCGCCCCGCTCCTCCTCTCCAGGAACGACGGCGGCTCCACTCAGCCGGCCAACATCCCTTTCGCCCCCTTTTCCCGCTCTGAGAAGCTAGGGCGCGTGGCCGACTGGACTCGAAACCCTAATTTCGGCGCCAATGCCGCTCGTTCGGGGGCTGGAGGCGGCCGCGACGCTGTCTTTGACTTCGCTCTCGACGAGTTCTCTGGCCAATCGGCCGGTGCCGGTGATGACTCCACGTTCCGCCTGGTCGACGGCAAGCCCCCGCCTCGCCCCAAGTTTGGCCCCCGCTGGCGCTTCCAGCAGCGGCCGCAGCTACCGCAGCGTCGCGACGAGGAGGTCGAGGCCCGGAAGCGTGAGGCCGAGAAGGAGCGCGCCCGCCGCGACCGTTTCTACAATCTGCACCACCGTTCGCATTTTGCCGGCGGTGGTTTTGGCGGCGGTGCCAATCGACGCGACTCTCCCCTGCTCAAGTCGTCCGTCGACATCCAACCGGAGTGGACCATGCTCGACCAGATTCCTTTCTCCACCTTCTCAAAGCTCTCCTTTTCCGTCCCTGACCCGCCTGAGGACCTCCTTGTTTGTGGCGGCCTGGAGTTCTATGATCGCTCCTTTGATCGCATCAACCCCAAGAACGAGCGCCGCCTCGAGCGGTTCAAGTCTCGCAATTTCTTCAAGGTCACCACCACTGACGACCCAGTAATCCGCCGCCTCGCTGCCGACGACAAGGCTACTGTTTTCGCCACGGACGTCATCCTCTCCGCTCTCATGTGCGCTCCACGGTCTGTCTACTCGTGGGACATTGTCATTCAGCGGGTTGGCAACAAACTCTTCTTCGACAAGCGTGATGGTTCCCAACTCGACCTTCTCTCTGTCAACGAGACTTCGCAGGAGCTCCTCCCTGATGCTAAGGAGGACATCAACTCTGCCCACTCCCTCTCCTTTGAGGCTACTTACATCAACCAAAACTTCTCACAGCAGGTCCTTGTGCGCGATGGCAACAAGGTTACTTTCGACGAGCCCAACCCTTTCGCCTCTGAAGGTGAAGAAGTTGCATCTGTTGCATACCGGTACCGCCGCTGGAAGCTCGACGAGGATACTCAACTCATTGCCCGCTGCGAGGTGCACAGCGTCACAGATGTCAAGGGGCAACGAGCTTTCATGACACTGAACGCCCTCAACGAGTTTGATCCAAAGTACACCGGCATAGACTGGAGGCAGAAACTTGAGACTCAAAGAGGAGCAGTTCTTGCAACCGAACTCAAGAACAATGCCAACAAGCTTGCCAAATGGACTGCTCAAGCACTTCTTTCCGGTGCTGATCTGATGAAGCTGGGATATGTCTCTAGAGTCCATTCTCGAGACCACTTCAACCATGTTATTTTGAGTGTGATCGGGTACAAGCCTAGGGATTTCGCTACTCAAATCAATCTTAATACTTCCAACATGTGGGGGATTGTCAAGTCAATTGTTGACCTTTGCATGAAGCTCAATGAAGGGAAATATGTTCTTGTCAAGGACCCAGTTAAGCCACAGGTGCGAATCTATGAGGTGCCAGTAGATGCATTTGAGAATGAATATGTCGAAGAGCCTCTGCCAGAGGAGGAGCAGGTGCAGCCGCAGGTGGAAGAAGATGCTACAGCCAGTGCTATGGATGCAGCAGCAGAAGCAGAGGCCAATGTTGCAGTTGGTGCTGCAGAGGAGGACAATAATACTGGTGCTTTTGCTGCTTAA